A DNA window from Brassica napus cultivar Da-Ae chromosome C1, Da-Ae, whole genome shotgun sequence contains the following coding sequences:
- the BNAC01G30030D gene encoding transcription termination factor MTERF4, chloroplastic, translating into MYSLILRGRRLIEFQKWSHLRFASPNVLSCLSNSFSSASPADGRKRNNFTVAYLVDSLGFTTKLAESIWRKVSSEAKGDPDSVLDLLKSHGFRDSHISTIISNYPRLLLLDTEKSLAPNLKFLQSRGAATSELTEILSKVPKILGMKGDKAVGRYYDFVKDIIEADKSSNYEMSCLSALPEGSRQENIIRNVLVLRRLGVPQKLLFSLLISCSHIVSGKDRFEESLKKVVEMGFDPRTSKFVEALRIVYQMSDKTVQDKVNLYKRLGFSVEDVWEMFKKYPFLLAISEKNIMNSFETFMRLAFTRDEFVRMVKHCPQCIGLSSALVTKKTEFLVNTMIWTVEDVVSNPAAFGYSLEKRIVPRCNVIKALVFKGNGIPSVGYVLVCTDEVFLNRYVRKHDDKELVAELMAIFTGDGAS; encoded by the coding sequence ATGTATTCGTTGATTCTCCGTGGAAGAAGGTTGATTGAGTTTCAGAAATGGAGTCATTTGAGATTCGCATCGCCAAATGTATTGTCTTgtctttccaactccttctcCTCTGCTTCTCCTGCTGATGGTCGAAAACGCAACAACTTCACTGTCGCTTACCTCGTCGATTCTTTGGGGTTCACCACCAAACTCGCTGAATCAATCTGGAGGAAAGTCAGCTCAGAGGCCAAGGGAGACCCAGACTCTGTTCTCGATCTTCTCAAGAGTCACGGCTTCAGAGATTCTCACATCTCAACCATCATTTCAAACTATCCACGACTGCTCCTACTAGATACTGAGAAATCACTTGCTCCCAATCTTAAGTTTCTCCAGTCCAGAGGAGCGGCAACCTCCGAGCTCACCGAAATTCTCTCAAAAGTTCCTAAAATCTTGGGAATGAAAGGGGACAAAGCAGTCGGCAGGTACTACGATTTCGTCAAAGACATCATCGAAGCCGACAAGAGTTCCAACTACGAGATGTCGTGTCTTTCTGCTCTGCCGGAGGGTTCTAGGCAGGAGAATATCATCAGGAACGTGTTGGTTCTGAGACGGTTGGGCGTACCTCAGAAGCTGCTCTTCTCCTTGCTCATCTCCTGCTCCCATATCGTCAGTGGGAAAGATAGATTCGAAGAATCCCTCAAGAAGGTTGTTGAGATGGGTTTCGATCCAAGGACCTCCAAGTTTGTGGAAGCTCTGCGCATTGTTTACCAGATGAGCGACAAAACAGTACAAGACAAAGTTAATCTCTATAAAAGGCTAGGCTTTTCTGTCGAAGATGTGTGGGAAATGTTCAAGAAGTATCCGTTTTTGCTGGCGATCTCGGAGAAGAATATAATGAACTCCTTTGAAACATTTATGAGGCTAGCATTCACCAGAGATGAGTTTGTGAGGATGGTCAAGCACTGTCCTCAGTGTATTGGGTTATCTTCAGCGTTGGTTACGAAGAAGACTGAGTTTCTCGTGAATACCATGATATGGACAGTAGAAGATGTGGTGTCAAACCCTGCAGCGTTTGGATACAGCTTGGAGAAGAGGATTGTCCCGAGGTGTAATGTGATCAAAGCTCTAGTGTTCAAAGGAAATGGTATCCCTTCAGTTGGGTATGTTTTGGTATGTACAGACGAAGTTTTCTTAAACAGGTATGTGAGGAAGCACGACGACAAGGAGCTTGTAGCTGAGTTGATGGCTATCTTCACCGGAGATGGTGCCTCATAG
- the BNAC01G30050D gene encoding uncharacterized protein BNAC01G30050D isoform X2 yields the protein MYSLTLHGRSLVQLQKWRSFGVSVTLFQNTSTSVDVSPRDGPKGKNFTVSYLVGSLGLATKLAESISRRVSFEDRGNPDSVLSLFRSHGFTDSQISTIITDHPRLLLLDAEKSLAPKLNSLQSRGDELTEIVSKLPKILDKRQGRSINLYYDLVKDIVEADKSSKKSWPDGRRGNKIRNVLVLRDLGMPQKLFLPLLISLAEPVCGKQRFEASLKKVVEMGFDPTTSKFVTALRMLYQMSDKTIQEKVAVYKCVGFTVEAIWEMFRKYPFSLAYSEKKIINAFETFLGLGVTRDEFATMVMSSPQCIGFSAEALKRKTEFLVKKMNWPLKALVLRPQVYNYSMEKMIVPRSNVIGKALMPKVLLRTELPPLRSVLLDTDELFLKKYVKKHDDKEVVAELMMNIFTADICFIYQKAW from the exons ATGTATTCTTTGACACTCCATGGAAGAAGTTTAGTACAGTTGCAGAAATGGCGTAGCTTTGGTGTTTCAGTCACCCTTTTCCAAAATACATCCACTTCCGTTGATGTGAGCCCTAGAGATGGTCCAAAAGGTAAGAACTTTACTGTCTCTTACCTCGTTGGTTCACTGGGTTTAGCTACAAAACTCGCTGAGTCGATCTCGAGAAGAGTCAGCTTCGAGGACAGGGGCAATCCCGATTCCGTTCTGAGTCTTTTCAGGAGTCATGGTTTCACAGATTCTCAGATCTCCACCATCATTACGGATCACCCACGATTGCTTTTACTAGACGCTGAGAAATCACTTGCTCCCAAGCTTAATTCCCTGCAGTCTAGAGGAGATGAGCTCACTGAGATCGTTTCAAAACTTCCCAAAATCTTGGATAAGAGACAAGGCAGATCTATCAACCTCTACTATGATCTTGTCAAAGACATTGTAGAAGCTGATAAGAGTTCCAAGAAGTCATGGCCAGATGGTAGGCGGGGGAACAAAATCAGAAACGTTTTGGTTTTGAGAGATTTGGGCATGCCTCAGAAGCTGTTCTTGCCCTTGCTTATCTCCCTTGCCGAACCCGTCTGCGGAAAACAGAGATTTGAAGCATCCCTCAAGAAGGTCGTCGAGATGGGTTTTGATCCCACAACCTCAAAGTTTGTCACAGCTCTGCGCATGCTTTACCAAATGAGCGACAAGACGATTCAAGAGAAAGTTGCAGTCTATAAATGTGTAGGCTTCACTGTAGAAGCTATATGGGAGATGTTCAGAAAGTATCCATTCTCTCTGGCTTACTCTGAGAAGAAGATAATAAACGCATTTGAAACGTTTCTAGGCCTAGGAGTGACTAGAGACGAGTTCGCTACGATGGTCATGAGCAGTCCTCAGTGCATTGGGTTTTCTGCAGAGGCGTTGAAGAGAAAGACTGAGTTTCTAGTGAAGAAGATGAATTGGCCACTAAAGGCCCTGGTTTTGCGCCCTCAGGTGTATAACTACAGCATGGAGAAAATGATTGTGCCAAGGAGTAACGTAATCGGA AAAGCCCTCATGCCCAAAGTATTGCTCAGAACTGAATTACCACCACTACGGTCTGTTTTGTTGGACACTGATGAGCTGTTCCTTAAAAAGTATGTGAAGAAGCATGATGACAAGGAGGTTGTGGCTGAGTTAATGATGAATATCTTCACCGCAGATATTTGCTTCATATATCAGAAGGCTTGGTAA
- the BNAC01G30050D gene encoding transcription termination factor MTERF2, chloroplastic isoform X1 produces MYSLTLHGRSLVQLQKWRSFGVSVTLFQNTSTSVDVSPRDGPKGKNFTVSYLVGSLGLATKLAESISRRVSFEDRGNPDSVLSLFRSHGFTDSQISTIITDHPRLLLLDAEKSLAPKLNSLQSRGDELTEIVSKLPKILDKRQGRSINLYYDLVKDIVEADKSSKKSWPDGRRGNKIRNVLVLRDLGMPQKLFLPLLISLAEPVCGKQRFEASLKKVVEMGFDPTTSKFVTALRMLYQMSDKTIQEKVAVYKCVGFTVEAIWEMFRKYPFSLAYSEKKIINAFETFLGLGVTRDEFATMVMSSPQCIGFSAEALKRKTEFLVKKMNWPLKALVLRPQVYNYSMEKMIVPRSNVIGALMSRRLLRDGVNEQPPPLPSVFACTDQAFLNRYVLKVEDEELVAELMAIFSGDCAS; encoded by the coding sequence ATGTATTCTTTGACACTCCATGGAAGAAGTTTAGTACAGTTGCAGAAATGGCGTAGCTTTGGTGTTTCAGTCACCCTTTTCCAAAATACATCCACTTCCGTTGATGTGAGCCCTAGAGATGGTCCAAAAGGTAAGAACTTTACTGTCTCTTACCTCGTTGGTTCACTGGGTTTAGCTACAAAACTCGCTGAGTCGATCTCGAGAAGAGTCAGCTTCGAGGACAGGGGCAATCCCGATTCCGTTCTGAGTCTTTTCAGGAGTCATGGTTTCACAGATTCTCAGATCTCCACCATCATTACGGATCACCCACGATTGCTTTTACTAGACGCTGAGAAATCACTTGCTCCCAAGCTTAATTCCCTGCAGTCTAGAGGAGATGAGCTCACTGAGATCGTTTCAAAACTTCCCAAAATCTTGGATAAGAGACAAGGCAGATCTATCAACCTCTACTATGATCTTGTCAAAGACATTGTAGAAGCTGATAAGAGTTCCAAGAAGTCATGGCCAGATGGTAGGCGGGGGAACAAAATCAGAAACGTTTTGGTTTTGAGAGATTTGGGCATGCCTCAGAAGCTGTTCTTGCCCTTGCTTATCTCCCTTGCCGAACCCGTCTGCGGAAAACAGAGATTTGAAGCATCCCTCAAGAAGGTCGTCGAGATGGGTTTTGATCCCACAACCTCAAAGTTTGTCACAGCTCTGCGCATGCTTTACCAAATGAGCGACAAGACGATTCAAGAGAAAGTTGCAGTCTATAAATGTGTAGGCTTCACTGTAGAAGCTATATGGGAGATGTTCAGAAAGTATCCATTCTCTCTGGCTTACTCTGAGAAGAAGATAATAAACGCATTTGAAACGTTTCTAGGCCTAGGAGTGACTAGAGACGAGTTCGCTACGATGGTCATGAGCAGTCCTCAGTGCATTGGGTTTTCTGCAGAGGCGTTGAAGAGAAAGACTGAGTTTCTAGTGAAGAAGATGAATTGGCCACTAAAGGCCCTGGTTTTGCGCCCTCAGGTGTATAACTACAGCATGGAGAAAATGATTGTGCCAAGGAGTAACGTAATCGGAGCTCTAATGTCCAGAAGGTTGCTCAGAGATGGAGTAAATGAACAACCCCCTCCGCTCCCGTCGGTTTTTGCATGTACGGACCAGGCGTTTTTAAACAGGTATGTGCTCAAGGTAGAGGACGAGGAGCTTGTGGCTGAGCTGATGGCTATCTTCAGTGGAGACTGTGCTTCATAG
- the LOC106391373 gene encoding DNA mismatch repair protein MSH7-like, with amino-acid sequence MQRQKSILSFLQKPSQASVPGDATSGGGGLRSAVKERGINSDASRNVSKCVDDDVRGVDTPPEKVPRRVLPSNFKAAESAGGASSLFSSIMHKFVKVDGSECSGERNVAPIRDSSVSKMPESVFPERRSNNAQPQDRDYTFCVDNPRSLEDDDVLGPDTPGTRPSVPRLKRVLEDGVAFTENKVSLFDSNKRMKLFGDREKKEVNEGTKFEWLEPSRIRDANRRRPDDPLYDRKTLYIPADVFKKMSASQKQYWSVKSEYMDVVLFFKVGKFYELYELDAELGHKELDWKMTMSGVGKCRQVGISESGIDDAVQKLLARGYKVGRIEQLETSDQAKARGANTIIPRKLVQVLTPSTASEGNLGPDPVHLLAIKEVKMELEKCSTVYGFAFVDCASLRFWVGSISDDASCAALGALLMQVSPKEVIYESKGLSRESQQALRKYTLTGSTAVQLNPLPQEMGDANACRVRNMIESSGYFRGSSESWNSAVDGLTESGIALSALGELISHLSRLKLEDVLKNGDIHPYKVYSGCLRIDGQTMVNLEIFNNSFDGGPSGTLYKFLDNCVSPTGKRLLRNWICHPLKDIGSINKRLDVVEEFTANSEIMQITGQYLHKLPDLERLLGRIKYTVQSSAYLLPALLGKKVLKQRVKSFGQLVKGFRSGIDLLLAVQKESNMIRLLCKLCKLPILVGKSGLELFLSQFEAAIDSDFPDYQNHDVTEENAETLTILIDLFIEKATEWSEVIHTISCLDVLRSFTISASLSAGSMARPVIFPESKSTIQNQEANGPILKIQGLWHPFAVAADGQLPVPNDLLLGEAGSSSIHPRSLLLTGPNMGGKSTLLRATCLAVIFAQLGCYVPCQTCELSLVDTIFTRLGASDRIMTGESTFLVECTEAASVLQNATQDSLVILDELGRGTSTFDGYAIAYSVFRHMVERVKCRMLFATHYHPLTKEFSSHPRVTLKHMACAFKSRFDQEPGSCDQDLVFLYRLAEGACPESYGLQVALMAGIPKQVVETASVAAQAMKRSIGENFKSSELRSEFSSLHEEWLKTLVGISQVVDDDKAMFEEDVSDMLICLWHEIRSSCSVAQVKPMR; translated from the exons ATGCAGCGCCAGAAATCGATTCTGTCTTTCTTGCAGAAACCGTCGCAAGCTTCAGTTCCTGGCGATGCTACTAGCGGCGGAGGAGGTTTACGATCTGCTGTGAAGGAAAGAGGCATTAACAGCGACGCTTCGCGAAATGTGTCGAAATGTGTGGATGATGATGTTAGAGGAGTGGATACTCCGCCGGAGAAAGTTCCTCGTCGTGTACTGCCGTCTAACTTCAAGGCGGCTGAATCCGCCGGTGGCGCTTCGTCTCTCTTCTCCAGTATCATGCATAAGTTTGTGAAAGTCGATGGTTCAGAATGCTCTGGAGAGAG GAATGTTGCTCCGATTCGTGATTCATCTGTATCGAAGATGCCTGAGAGTGTTTTTCCAGAACGTCGTTCGAATAATGCTCAACCTCAAGATAGAGACTATACTTTTTGCGTAGATAACCCAAGATCACTAGAAGATGACGATGTTCTTGGCCCAGATACGCCCGGGACGCGTCCCAGTGTTCCTCGTTTGAAGCGAGTTCTGGAGGATGGGGTGGCTTTTACTGAGAACAAGGTCTCTCTATTTGATTCTAACAAACGGATGAAACTGTTTGGGGATCGAGAGAAGAAAGAAGTGAACGAAGGCACCAAATTTGAATGGCTTGAGCCTTCTCGGATCAGGGATGCCAATAGAAGACGGCCTGATGATCCCCTTTACGATAGAAAGACCCTCTACATACCAGCTgacgttttcaagaaaatgtcCGCGTCGCAGAAGCAATACTGGAGTGTCAAGAGTGAGTATATGGATGTTGTGCTTTTCTTTAAAGTG GGCAAATTTTATGAGCTGTATGAGCTGGATGCAGAGTTAGGTCACAAGGAGCTTGACTGGAAGATGACCATGAGCGGTGTGGGAAAATGCAGACAG GTTGGTATCTCTGAAAGTGGGATAGATGACGCAGTGCAAAAGCTATTAGCTCGTGG ATATAAAGTTGGAAGAATCGAGCAGTTAGAAACATCTGACCAGGCAAAAGCCAGAGGTGCAAATACT ATAATACCGAGGAAGCTAGTTCAGGTATTAACTCCATCAACAGCAAGCGAGGGTAATCTAGGGCCTGATCCCGTCCATCTCCTTGCTATAAAAGAG GTGAAAATGGAGCTAGAAAAGTGTTCAACTGTATATGGATTTGCTTTCGTCGACTGTGCTTCCTTGAGGTTTTGGGTTGGGTCCATCAGTGATGATGCTTCATGTGCTGCTCTTGGAGCTTTATTGATGCAG GTTTCTCCAAAAGAAGTGATATATGAGAGTAAAG GGCTATCAAGAGAGTCCCAACAGGCCCTAAGGAAATATACATTGACAG GGTCTACGGCGGTACAATTGAATCCACTACCACAAGAAATGGGGGATGCAAATGCTTGTAGAGTGAGAAATATGATAGAATCCAGCGGATACTTCAGAGGTTCTTCTGAGTCATGGAACTCTGCTGTTGATGGTCTAACTGAATCTGGAATTGCTCTTAGCGCTCTTGGAGAACTAATCAGTCATCTTTCTAGGCTAAAG CTAGAAGATGTACTTAAGAATGGGGATATTCATCCCTACAAAGTTTACAGTGGTTGTCTAAGAATTGATGGCCAGACGATGGTAAATCTGGAGATATTCAACAATAGCTTTGATGGTGGTCCTTCAG GGACCTTGTACAAATTTCTTGATAACTGTGTTAGCCCGACTGGTAAGCGGCTGCTAAGGAATTGGATCTGCCATCCCCTCAAAGATATAGGAAgtatcaataaaaggcttgatGTAGTCGAAGAATTCACGGCAAACTCAGAAATTATGCAAATCACAGGCCAGTATCTCCATAAACTTCCAGACTTGGAAAGACTGCTCGGACGCATTAAGTATACTGTTCAGTCATCAGCCTATCTTTTGCCTGCTCTTCTTGGGAAAAAAGTGCTGAAACAACGA GTTAAATCATTTGGGCAGCTTGTGAAAGGGTTCAGAAGTGGAATTGATCTGTTGTTGGCTGTACAGAAGGAATCGAATATGATTAGACTGCTATGCAAGCTCTGTAAACTTCCAATATTAGTGGGGAAAAGCGGGCTTGAGTTATTCCTTTCTCAATTTGAAGCAGCCATAGATAGTGACTTTCCTGATTATCAG AACCATGATGTGACAGAGGAGAATGCTGAAACTCTCACAATACTCATTGATCTATTTATAGAAAAAGCCACAGAGTGGTCTGAGGTCATTCACACCATTAGCTGCCTCGATGTCCTGAGATCCTTTACAATCTCTGCAAGTCTCTCTGCTGGAAGCATGGCCAGGCCTGTTATTTTCCCTGAATCGAAAAGTACAATTCAGAATCAGGAAGCAAATGGGCCAATACTTAAAATCCAAGGGCTATGGCATCCGTTTGCAGTTGCAGCTGATGGTCAACTTCCTGTTCCAAATGATCTACTCCTTGGTGAGGCTGGAAGCAGCAGCATTCATCCTCGGTCGTTGTTACTAACAGGACCAAACATGGGTGGAAAATCAACTCTTCTTCGTGCAACATGTCTTGCTGTTATCTTTGCGCAG CTTGGTTGTTACGTACCTTGTCAGACGTGTGAACTCTCTCTCGTGGATACTATCTTCACAAGGCTTGGCGCATCTGATAGAATCATGACAGGAGaga GCACCTTCTTGGTAGAATGCACTGAGGCGGCGTCAGTTCTTCAAAACGCAACTCAGGATTCACTAGTAATCCTTGACGAACTGGGCAGAGGAACTAGTACTTTCGATGGCTACGCCATTGCATATTCT GTTTTTCGTCACATGGTAGAGAGAGTCAAGTGCAGGATGCTCTTTGCAACGCATTACCACCCTCTCACCAAGGAGTTCTCGTCCCACCCGCGGGTCACCTTGAAACACATGGCTTGCGCATTCAAATCAAGATTCGACCAAGAACCAGGTAGCTGCGACCAAGACTTGGTTTTCTTGTACCGTCTAGCCGAGGGAGCTTGTCCTGAGAGCTATGGGCTTCAAGTAGCACTCATGGCGGGAATACCAAAGCAAGTGGTTGAGACAGCATCGGTGGCGGCTCAAGCCATGAAGAGATCGATTGGAGAAAACTTCAAGTCGAGTGAGCTAAGGTCTGAGTTCTCAAGCCTGCATGAAGAATGGCTCAAGACATTGGTGGGTATCTCTCAAGTCGTCGACGACGACAAGGCTATGTTTGAGGAGGATGTCTCTGACATGTTGATTTGCTTATGGCATGAGATCAGATCTTCTTGCTCTGTTGCCCAAGTAAAACCGATGAGATAA